The genomic stretch CAGACACCTGTGAGAGGGGCCGGGGCCAACATGGGCAAGGTCAGTGTGGACACCCTGcagggggggaaggggcagggacaGGGAGGTGGCATGATGCAGAcacctgggaggggaggggagggtataGACAAGACCAGTGTGGACTCCCGTGGGGGGCAGAGATGATACACAGGGGTCAGTATGGACACTGGGGAAGGACAGACTGGGCTGGCCCCAGAGGTCCCTGGgggcaggaaggaggggagaCACTGCAGGGGGGAGTGGAAAGGGCAGGGTGGGGCTTCTCCTCAGACCTTGTTGAACTCCACGGGGCTGAAGACATCAATGCGCTCAGAGAAGAGCTTCTGGATGTTGCTCAGGAGATTGGTGTCCATTGGGGCactgggaggggggcaggagaAGTCAGCCCGGGGCTCCTGGCCCCCCCCCTTTAACCCCCCCCCTGCTCctggcgccccccccccaacctgggTGTGTAGCTGGGCGCATAGCGGCCCTGCTGCCTCGAGCTGCTGTACACTGAGAAGGTCCTCTTGCTGGAATCACTGCTCTGAGCCTTGCGCACGCCTTCTTCATACAGAAGCCCCACCTGTCAGGACGGGCAGGTGTGTGAGCCCCCCAGCCCAGGCCCCTCCTTTAAAGTGGGGGCTGCCCCAGGCAGGGACAAGGCTGCTACTGAAGGCAAGGTGTGTGAGCCACGGGCGTGTGGTGCCGGCCCGGGCCCCCCTTCTGTGGATCCCAGTGCGGCCCTTCCCGGGGTCTCGCTTCATCGGCATGGGGGCCCCCAGTACCTGTACATCAATGGCAGTTGTGTCCTCCACCACACGCTTCATGACGGCCCGCACGTTGCGTGGCTCCAGTGTTGTGAGCCAGTCACGGGTCTCTACACTCTTGCGGAGCATCTGGGACACCACCAGCCCCTGGACCTTCACATAGTGGGTCAGCAGCCTGCGCGCTGTCTCCCTTGCCTCTGCACACAGGGTGCTCACGGGGGTCACGGGGGAATGGTCCTGGAAAAGGGATGAGAGAAGGGCCTGTCAGAATACCCCAGGGGCAGCGGCACACAGTGAGGGGGCAGAGGGCAGGGGCTTGCTGGGCCACGGGCATGGCAAAAGCATGAGGCTTGGAGCCATggtgtgggttcaaattctgactcagccGCTGGTTACCACAATCCAGGTGACCAGGGGAGAATTACCTAAGCTAGGCCTCAGTGCCCTCTTCTCTCAAACAAGggggctggaccagatgacctcagaggccccttctagctctacacACTATGATGCTGACCTCAGGCCCACCCTGGGAAGGGGAGACATCTCACAGAGGCTTCCTGGATCCAAGTGCTAAACAAAAGACCAAAGACAGAGCCCGCCCCTCTGGGGGATccagattcaaattctggctctgacccTTCCTATTGCTAAGTGCCTCCTCCTCAGGCTTGGGTTGCTCAAGTAAATGATGGGGCTGACAACCCCCGACCCGTGTCCTTCCTGAGGGGGTCGTGACAGTGGCTACTTAGCACATCGGAGCTGAAGAGGTGTTGGGGTCGTCACCTGCCCAAGGAACTGCTCATCAGTGAGGGTGAGGATGTAGGAGATGGCGGAGGTCTCATAGTCCAGGCAGAGCCGGGAGAGCAGCAGGAGCAGGGCTGGGGGGGTGGCCCCTCCCTTCTCACCAGGGCTGTCGCAGAAGCCTCGGGCAGTCTGGCACATGGAGCGAATGAAGCCCACGATGAGGCCCTCTCGAACACCCTGGCTGCAGAACTCGCCCTGAAAGGAGAGGCCGGGAGATGGTCAACTGGGTCACCCAGGGTCACCAGGGGTGAGGTGGGGCCGAGGGGGAGCGGGTGAGGGCTGGGCAGGAGAGAAGGGCCCAGGGACACGCTCTCTGATCCTTCCTTTCTCCAGAAGCATCGTCCGTGCCCGATGTGGAGAGCTGGCGACGCTGGGGAGCAGTGGTCTGCCCAGACACAGGCACCTTGGACCCCTCCCTGTGGGCTCTCTGGCCTACACAGCCCTGCTGAGGACTctgagccccccccccctgcccccacccatgTTCTGAAATGGCTTCCTGGGCGGCTGGTGCTGCCCTCACCCTGAAGTAAGACTTGTTGGAGAAGGACACATCCTTGGCAGTGAAGAGGTGCACGGCGGCCAGGGAAGCCTTGATGTGGCCCAGGATGGCGCTGGACACGGAGGCCAGCAGCTCCCCCAGGCCCGGGCCCTCCTTGCCCGCCAGTCGTGGGGCAGCCAGGGCCTGACGTACATCCGTCAGGCAGTCCGAGAAGGCGGCACACAGGCCCTGCAGGTGTTGGCCCAGCCGCTCCCGGGCTGCCCGCTCCACAATCTCAGTGGCTGCCTCGGTCAGCCCCGCCGCGGGCAGCATGGTGCCCGGGGCCCGCAGGCGCCGGTGGAACCGATCCAGGGCCCGTACCAGGAGGGAATTGTCCCCACTGCCCTGTTCTTGCGCCAGCCGCTTCTCCACGAGAGCAAAGTAGCGGTTGCCCAGCTCTCGGGTGAAGGCCACTAGCTTCTCCACGCCTGCCGGCCCCTGGGCAGAGAAGAGCTCCTGGTAGGATGCCAGCACTTGGCAGAGCCCACTCACAAAGCCGCTGCCACCGCGGTCAGTGAACTCCAGCACATCGGGGGCTGGGGGTGAAGGGCCCAGCTCGGCCTCCAGGCTGCCCAGCTCGCCTTCCAGGCGCCCCCGGGCATGGGCCAGGAACTCTTCACACAGCTCCTCGGCAGGCTCACC from Dromiciops gliroides isolate mDroGli1 chromosome 6, mDroGli1.pri, whole genome shotgun sequence encodes the following:
- the VPS51 gene encoding vacuolar protein sorting-associated protein 51 homolog: MVSRPITILSWTLQLISILTGQTGDRMLVRCSSSSIGSQGRPFPDGSRTAGGRVSGRTASPQLEVSSCTPGGLPDNRGSMEGAASPEEPEAPERRRKAHGMLKLYYGLPEAEGAAPGATPDPRDPTDLNGAHFDPEVFLDKLRKECPLAQLMDSETDMVRQIRALDSDMQTLVYENYNKFICATDTIRKMKNDFRKMEDEMDRLATTMAVITDFSARISATLQDRHERITKLAGVHALLRKLQFLFELPSRLTKCVELGAYGQAVRYQGRARAVLQQYQHLPSFRAIQDDCQLITARLAQQLRHKFRDGGAGAPELAECVELLLALGEPAEELCEEFLAHARGRLEGELGSLEAELGPSPPAPDVLEFTDRGGSGFVSGLCQVLASYQELFSAQGPAGVEKLVAFTRELGNRYFALVEKRLAQEQGSGDNSLLVRALDRFHRRLRAPGTMLPAAGLTEAATEIVERAARERLGQHLQGLCAAFSDCLTDVRQALAAPRLAGKEGPGLGELLASVSSAILGHIKASLAAVHLFTAKDVSFSNKSYFRGEFCSQGVREGLIVGFIRSMCQTARGFCDSPGEKGGATPPALLLLLSRLCLDYETSAISYILTLTDEQFLGQDHSPVTPVSTLCAEARETARRLLTHYVKVQGLVVSQMLRKSVETRDWLTTLEPRNVRAVMKRVVEDTTAIDVQVGLLYEEGVRKAQSSDSSKRTFSVYSSSRQQGRYAPSYTPSAPMDTNLLSNIQKLFSERIDVFSPVEFNKVSVLTGIIKISLKTLLECVRLRTFGRYGLQQVQVDCHFLQLYLWRFVADEELVHLLLDEVVASAALRCLDPVPMEPSVVEVICERG